The Thermosipho japonicus region AAACATCTTTTGATTTTGACGGAAATCTTTTTAAAGTTGTAGAAACCGCAAATCTTGCAAATAAAGATTCACTCTTCCATATATCTAGTAAATCACAGGGAGAATAATACGCAACTATATTTTCCAGTTCTATTTTATGTTTCAATCCAAAATATAAAGCAAGATGGCCTCCAGCCGAAAGTCCCATTAAGCTTATCTTTTTAACATTTATATTATTCTTTACAAAATTATATGCATCTGATAAATCCTCCACAAGTTGCTCAATTTCATTTAGAAAACCGTATCTATAATCTATTGCGGCAACTATAAAACCTTTCGAGACAAGAAATCTATACCATGATACGTTATTAGGTTGTCTTCTATATCCACTAATCCAACCACCACCATGTGCAAACAAAATAAGATGTTCAGATTTTTCCTTTGGAAAATAAACATCAAGCCACAAATTTTTCTTATATTCAAAAGTTTCTTTTCTACTCCATGGTTTCTTATCAAGTTTAAAAGGTAATTTACCAAGTAGAGATTTTCTAATAACTGGTATTTGTAATATAAAAAGTATTAACAATGTAAGGGTAAAATGCGAAATCGATAAAATCATTAAAAAAATATAAACAAAATACTTAATAAAAATTTTAAAATTCATCTTATCACCTGGTATAATTATACCAAAGGAGTGAAAAAATGGAAAAAGGAATTGTAAATACTGAATTTGGTTCAATAATTGTATATGTTAAAGACAACAAAGCAATTAAAATAGAATTCACAAATGAATTTTTAGAAGAAATAGAATTAGGTATATTCACTAGTCAAATAAAAGAATACTTTGAAGGTAAAAGAAAAAAACTTTTGTTTGACGTAGAAATTAGCACAGGAAAAACATTTAAAAAAATATGGGATTTTGTAAGAGAAATTCCATATGGTCAAACTATGACATATGGCCAAATAGCAAAAATATTAAATGTAAACCCAAGAGTTGTAGGTTTTGCAATGTCAAAAAATCCATTACCTATTTACATTCCATGCCATAGAGTTGTTGGGAAAAACGATATACATGGTTTTACTGGAGGAAGAAAATGGAAAGAATATCTTTTGAATTTAGAGTCTTCTCAGCAATATTAGCAGCTGGTCAAGGTGAAAGATTCCAAAACAACGTAAAAATTTTACATAATATAAACGGAAAGCCTATGCTTCAACACGTCATTGACGTTGTAAAATCTATAAACTTTGAAAAGAACTTTTTAGTAGTTAATCCACTTTGGAATAAGATTAATCCTTACTTTATAATTCCAGAAAATTTTACAATTTTAATAAACAACGAATACAAAAAGGGCATTTCAACTTCTTTAAAATTATTAATTAAAAACATTATCCATTTTGAGCCTGATTACATTGCTATCTTTCTTGCAGATATGCCTTATATAAGTACTGATATAGTATTTAGCATTTTGCAAAAAATTGAAAAAGAAGATAAAATAATTGCCCCTTACTATAAAAATATTAAAGGCTTCCCAACAATAGTTCACAAAAGTTTATTTCAAGAAATTTTAAATCTTAAAGGTGATAAAGGTATAAAACAAATAATTTATAAAAATCCAAATTTAGTAAAAAAGATAGAATTTAAAACAGACAAAGTTATAAAAGATATAGATCAACCATAAAGTTCTGAATCTTTATCCTTCATCATCTTATAGAAAACATAAATCACCAATGCATTTACAAAATAAAATATTGAACTTATTAAGAATATAACAGAATATCCACTTGAGCTAGTGGCTAGTACAGAAAACAACATTGCAGCAAAAGCTCTACTTGCGTTATTTGCAAAGCTTCTTATTCCAGCAGTTGATGCAAGTATACTTTTTGGTAAGTATGATAAAACTAGAGTATTAAATATAGGATTTACCATAT contains the following coding sequences:
- a CDS encoding methylated-DNA--[protein]-cysteine S-methyltransferase, whose protein sequence is MEKGIVNTEFGSIIVYVKDNKAIKIEFTNEFLEEIELGIFTSQIKEYFEGKRKKLLFDVEISTGKTFKKIWDFVREIPYGQTMTYGQIAKILNVNPRVVGFAMSKNPLPIYIPCHRVVGKNDIHGFTGGRKWKEYLLNLESSQQY
- a CDS encoding nucleotidyltransferase family protein; the encoded protein is MERISFEFRVFSAILAAGQGERFQNNVKILHNINGKPMLQHVIDVVKSINFEKNFLVVNPLWNKINPYFIIPENFTILINNEYKKGISTSLKLLIKNIIHFEPDYIAIFLADMPYISTDIVFSILQKIEKEDKIIAPYYKNIKGFPTIVHKSLFQEILNLKGDKGIKQIIYKNPNLVKKIEFKTDKVIKDIDQP
- a CDS encoding alpha/beta hydrolase family protein, producing the protein MNFKIFIKYFVYIFLMILSISHFTLTLLILFILQIPVIRKSLLGKLPFKLDKKPWSRKETFEYKKNLWLDVYFPKEKSEHLILFAHGGGWISGYRRQPNNVSWYRFLVSKGFIVAAIDYRYGFLNEIEQLVEDLSDAYNFVKNNINVKKISLMGLSAGGHLALYFGLKHKIELENIVAYYSPCDLLDIWKSESLFARFAVSTTLKRFPSKSKDVYKYYSPISYVEKGVVPILLVHGMKDKVVPYISSVKMYKKLRSFSNKARLLLHPFGDHGFEFILKDEKTKSILLKTIDFLKGDGYD